Proteins from one Staphylococcus saprophyticus subsp. saprophyticus ATCC 15305 = NCTC 7292 genomic window:
- a CDS encoding lipoate--protein ligase family protein — MDLASKYFNGIDWRYIDHSSGLEPMQSFAFDDTFSESVGKDLSCSVVRTWVHQHTVILGIHDSRLPHLQEGIRYLTEERGYNAIVRNSGGLGVVLDQGVLNISLLFKGKHDITIDEAFTVMYLLIAKMFEDEDVDIDTHEIERSYCPGKFDLSINGKKFAGISQRRVRGGIAVQVYLCVEGDGSERADMMKSFYARALQGEETKFTYPDIEPQCMASLETLLGRTITVQDVMFQLLYAIKDLGGRLNMNPITDEEWLSYEGYFEKMIERNAKINRSMD, encoded by the coding sequence ATGGATTTAGCAAGTAAATATTTTAATGGTATAGATTGGCGTTATATTGATCATTCCTCAGGATTAGAACCAATGCAGTCTTTTGCATTTGATGATACTTTTTCAGAAAGTGTTGGAAAAGATTTATCGTGTAGTGTAGTTCGAACGTGGGTACATCAGCATACTGTTATACTGGGGATCCATGATTCAAGATTGCCTCATTTACAAGAGGGGATTCGCTACCTCACAGAAGAGCGCGGTTACAATGCAATCGTTAGAAATTCTGGAGGTCTTGGTGTTGTATTAGATCAAGGCGTACTTAATATATCGCTGCTCTTTAAAGGTAAACATGATATTACCATTGATGAAGCTTTTACTGTAATGTATTTATTAATTGCAAAAATGTTTGAAGATGAAGATGTAGATATCGACACACATGAAATCGAAAGATCCTATTGTCCCGGTAAATTTGATTTGAGTATTAATGGTAAGAAATTTGCTGGTATTTCTCAAAGACGCGTCCGTGGTGGAATAGCAGTGCAAGTTTATCTCTGTGTGGAAGGTGATGGTAGTGAACGTGCTGATATGATGAAATCATTTTATGCGCGTGCGTTACAAGGTGAAGAAACAAAATTCACATACCCTGACATTGAACCGCAATGCATGGCCTCGCTTGAAACATTATTAGGCAGAACGATTACTGTGCAAGATGTCATGTTTCAATTATTATACGCAATTAAAGATTTAGGTGGCCGTCTGAATATGAACCCTATTACCGATGAAGAATGGTTAAGTTATGAAGGTTATTTTGAAAAAATGATTGAACGTAATGCGAAAATAAACCGCTCTATGGATTGA
- the pta gene encoding phosphate acetyltransferase, whose protein sequence is MTLLDVLQEKLTGKNVKIVLPEGEDERVLEAATQLQGTDYVSPILLGNESNIKALASDKGLEISDLEIIDPETSELKQELVTAFVERRKGKATEEQAQEMLKDVNYFGTMLVYTGKAEGLVSGAAHSTGDTVRPALQIIKTKPGVSKTSGIFFMIKDDKQYIFGDCAINPTLEAQDLAEIAVESAKSAKSFGMSPRVAMLSFSTKGSAKSDDVEKVATAVNLAQEKIEADHLEDVVVDGEFQFDAAIVPEVAKKKAPDAKIQGDANVFVFPSLEAGNIGYKIAQRLGGFDAVGPVLQGLNSPVNDLSRGCSKEDVYNLSIITAAQSLQ, encoded by the coding sequence ATGACTTTATTAGATGTATTACAAGAAAAACTTACGGGAAAAAACGTGAAAATCGTTTTACCAGAAGGTGAAGACGAGCGCGTATTAGAAGCGGCAACACAATTACAAGGTACTGATTATGTTTCTCCTATATTATTAGGAAATGAATCGAACATCAAAGCCTTAGCTAGTGATAAAGGTTTAGAAATTTCAGATTTAGAAATCATTGACCCAGAAACAAGCGAATTGAAACAAGAACTTGTTACTGCATTTGTTGAACGCCGTAAAGGTAAAGCGACTGAAGAACAAGCGCAAGAGATGTTGAAAGATGTTAACTACTTTGGGACAATGCTTGTTTATACTGGTAAAGCAGAAGGTTTAGTAAGTGGTGCGGCACATTCAACTGGTGATACGGTACGTCCAGCGTTACAAATCATCAAAACAAAACCAGGTGTCTCTAAAACTTCTGGTATTTTCTTCATGATTAAAGACGATAAACAATATATCTTTGGAGATTGTGCAATCAATCCAACACTTGAAGCACAAGATTTAGCAGAAATAGCTGTGGAAAGTGCAAAATCTGCTAAAAGCTTTGGCATGTCACCACGCGTTGCAATGTTAAGCTTCTCAACTAAAGGTTCTGCAAAATCTGACGATGTTGAAAAAGTTGCAACTGCTGTTAACTTAGCTCAAGAGAAAATTGAAGCAGATCATTTAGAAGATGTTGTTGTAGATGGTGAATTCCAATTTGACGCAGCAATTGTACCTGAAGTTGCTAAGAAAAAAGCACCTGATGCAAAAATTCAAGGCGATGCAAATGTATTCGTATTCCCAAGCTTAGAAGCAGGTAATATTGGTTACAAAATTGCACAACGTTTAGGCGGATTTGATGCAGTAGGTCCAGTATTACAAGGTCTTAATTCTCCAGTGAATGATTTATCACGTGGCTGTTCTAAAGAAGACGTGTATAATTTATCAATCATTACTGCAGCACAATCATTGCAATAA
- the hemQ gene encoding hydrogen peroxide-dependent heme synthase, with amino-acid sequence MPQAPETLDGWYSLHLLYAIDWSSLRLVPTEERQTIVDELQTFLNKHEEARTNHVGDHAFYNITGQKADILLWALRPEMKDLNAFENEFNKLKIADFLIPTYSYVSIIELGNYLAGKSDEDPYENPHIKPRLFPELPQSEYICFYPMDKRRNETYNWYMLPLEKRQELMYAHGKIGRQYAGKIKQFITGSVGFDDFEWGVTLFADDPLQFKKIVYEMRFDETTARYGDFGSFYVGHIVTKDNLQDLFAL; translated from the coding sequence ATGCCACAAGCACCAGAAACGTTAGATGGATGGTATAGTTTACATTTATTATACGCTATTGATTGGTCAAGTTTACGCTTAGTTCCAACAGAAGAGCGTCAAACAATCGTAGATGAATTACAAACATTTTTAAATAAACATGAAGAAGCGCGTACAAATCACGTAGGTGATCATGCTTTTTATAATATTACAGGTCAAAAAGCAGATATTCTTTTATGGGCATTGCGTCCAGAAATGAAAGATTTAAATGCTTTTGAAAACGAATTTAATAAATTGAAAATTGCAGATTTCTTAATTCCAACCTATTCTTATGTATCAATCATCGAATTAGGTAATTATCTTGCAGGAAAATCTGACGAAGATCCTTATGAAAATCCACACATCAAACCTAGATTATTCCCAGAATTACCACAATCTGAATATATTTGTTTCTATCCTATGGATAAACGTCGTAATGAAACTTATAACTGGTATATGTTACCGTTAGAAAAACGCCAAGAATTAATGTATGCTCACGGTAAAATAGGTAGACAATATGCTGGTAAAATCAAACAATTCATCACTGGTTCAGTGGGCTTTGATGATTTTGAGTGGGGTGTCACTTTATTTGCAGATGATCCATTACAATTCAAAAAAATTGTTTATGAAATGAGATTCGATGAAACAACTGCACGTTATGGCGACTTCGGCAGCTTTTATGTAGGTCATATCGTGACTAAAGATAACTTACAAGATTTATTTGCTTTATAA
- a CDS encoding threonine/serine exporter family protein — MYNQAIESYDEKMAKDVIMLAGRILLESGAEGSRVEDTMTRIAITLGHKESNSFVTNTVINFMLHDESYPRMYRIRTRDTNLHRISRTNGISRRLALGDISLEDAFQELQKIYQEQSIKNHYLFYKFIAAAVISVSFLYLQGGHLTDVLTALLAGSFGYIVVEILQQKLHAQFIPEFMGALVIGLVTIIGHNLIPGGSISTIIIAAVMPIVPGVLITNAIQDLFGGHMLMFTTKSLEALVTAFGIGAGVSTVLIIF, encoded by the coding sequence ATATATAATCAAGCTATAGAAAGTTATGATGAAAAGATGGCAAAAGATGTCATCATGTTAGCAGGAAGAATATTATTAGAATCTGGTGCAGAAGGCTCTCGAGTAGAAGATACGATGACACGCATCGCTATCACTTTGGGACACAAAGAAAGTAATAGCTTTGTTACAAATACCGTTATCAACTTCATGCTTCATGATGAGTCATATCCACGTATGTATAGAATTAGAACGCGCGATACGAATTTACACCGCATTTCCAGAACAAATGGCATTTCTAGACGTTTGGCGCTCGGTGACATTTCTTTAGAAGATGCATTTCAAGAACTTCAAAAAATATATCAAGAACAAAGTATAAAAAACCACTACCTTTTTTATAAATTCATTGCTGCTGCCGTCATATCTGTCAGTTTTTTATATTTACAAGGCGGCCATTTAACTGATGTATTAACAGCGTTATTAGCTGGTTCCTTCGGTTATATTGTAGTCGAAATATTACAACAAAAATTGCATGCCCAATTTATCCCTGAATTTATGGGCGCATTAGTTATTGGATTAGTCACCATTATCGGTCATAATCTCATACCCGGTGGTTCAATTTCTACCATTATAATTGCAGCAGTCATGCCTATTGTACCTGGTGTATTAATTACAAACGCAATTCAAGATTTGTTTGGCGGTCATATGTTAATGTTTACCACCAAATCATTAGAGGCGCTCGTTACTGCATTCGGTATTGGAGCTGGCGTTAGTACAGTACTTATTATATTTTAG
- a CDS encoding threonine/serine exporter family protein yields the protein MFWILNFIFSYTASLFFGVIFDVPKRLYNTVGIVGACGWMVYTIFFDGLNTHTIYSSFFGSLALGCLSHIMARSKKEPVIIFMIPGIIPLVPGGLAFDATKNLVLLEFSKAINTMLEVTLIAGAIALGLLFADQISKLIISGTKIRKKRI from the coding sequence ATGTTTTGGATATTAAATTTTATATTTAGTTATACCGCTTCCCTATTCTTCGGCGTTATATTTGATGTCCCAAAACGCTTATATAACACGGTAGGTATCGTAGGTGCATGCGGTTGGATGGTCTATACCATATTTTTCGATGGTTTAAATACACATACAATTTATTCAAGTTTCTTTGGTAGTCTTGCATTAGGCTGCTTAAGTCATATTATGGCACGCTCTAAAAAAGAACCTGTCATCATTTTTATGATTCCCGGTATTATTCCACTCGTACCTGGTGGTTTAGCATTTGATGCTACGAAAAATTTAGTACTTTTAGAATTTAGTAAAGCCATTAATACAATGCTTGAAGTAACGCTTATTGCTGGTGCTATCGCCTTAGGTCTACTTTTTGCAGATCAAATTTCTAAACTAATTATTTCAGGTACAAAAATACGTAAAAAAAGAATCTAA
- a CDS encoding DHA2 family efflux MFS transporter permease subunit translates to MKSIDKIPTNIMIAAWAIALGAITPMLDATMINIAIKDLTQDFHTTLSIIQWGVTGYLLALAIAVPISGWLMNQFNSKRVFISAVVGFGITSLATGLSSNIVTFISFRLLQGFSAGVITTLMSTMLVLIAGQKYIGRVIAIVSTPMILGPILGPVLGGLIIHFATWQWIFFINIFVTIIAVPIMIKKLPDFNPVNKEKKLDYIGVINLALISVTLLYGLVQASKFGSFNNPVTYINMTIGVICIIVYIIYNRMKQYNTVLPTNLFKSRNFFACSLGLFLANVAILGPMIILPLFFQRFQHFNAIETAIMLMPQGLGMLITRPLIGKIIDKYGGRNIVLISTMVVLITSVSFMFISGHTQSVWIGLILFIRGCAVGGVMLPLTSSAYYGLEIEQLSEAGVGINIIENIGSSFGSALIATVVATVIHSMSVNIPNELTAYHAGFSVAVIALVVLLLPAWFIHQKIINHSLQKNLCHK, encoded by the coding sequence GTGAAATCTATAGATAAAATACCTACAAATATAATGATTGCTGCTTGGGCAATAGCGCTCGGTGCGATTACACCGATGCTTGATGCCACAATGATCAATATTGCAATTAAAGATTTAACTCAGGACTTTCACACTACGTTAAGTATAATACAGTGGGGTGTGACGGGTTATCTGCTTGCATTGGCCATCGCAGTACCTATATCTGGTTGGTTAATGAATCAATTTAATAGTAAGCGAGTTTTTATTTCAGCAGTCGTTGGCTTTGGGATAACTTCATTGGCAACAGGATTGAGTTCGAATATAGTAACGTTTATTAGTTTTAGATTATTGCAAGGCTTTAGTGCAGGTGTGATAACGACATTGATGTCTACGATGCTAGTATTGATCGCAGGTCAAAAGTATATCGGTAGAGTCATTGCAATTGTTAGTACACCTATGATATTAGGACCAATTTTGGGACCTGTACTGGGAGGTTTGATTATACATTTTGCAACATGGCAATGGATATTTTTTATAAATATATTTGTGACGATTATTGCTGTACCTATTATGATTAAAAAATTGCCTGACTTTAATCCAGTTAATAAAGAAAAGAAATTAGATTATATAGGTGTCATTAATTTGGCTTTGATAAGTGTGACGTTACTCTATGGTTTAGTACAAGCATCCAAGTTTGGTTCGTTTAATAATCCTGTGACGTATATCAATATGACCATTGGGGTTATCTGTATAATAGTTTATATTATTTATAATCGTATGAAACAGTACAATACGGTCTTACCGACAAATTTATTTAAATCTCGTAATTTTTTTGCTTGTAGTTTAGGATTATTTCTAGCTAATGTTGCCATATTAGGTCCAATGATTATATTGCCTTTATTCTTTCAACGTTTTCAGCATTTCAATGCAATTGAAACAGCGATTATGTTAATGCCACAAGGATTAGGTATGCTAATTACACGTCCTTTAATTGGTAAAATTATAGACAAGTATGGAGGTAGAAACATTGTACTTATCAGTACGATGGTTGTACTCATAACATCTGTTTCATTTATGTTTATTTCTGGTCATACGCAAAGCGTTTGGATTGGGCTAATCTTATTTATAAGAGGTTGTGCAGTTGGTGGCGTAATGTTACCTCTGACAAGTTCTGCATATTATGGATTAGAAATTGAACAATTATCGGAAGCTGGCGTAGGAATTAATATTATAGAGAATATTGGTTCTAGCTTTGGTTCTGCACTTATTGCAACAGTTGTTGCAACAGTCATACATTCAATGTCTGTTAATATACCAAATGAATTAACTGCATATCATGCTGGATTTTCAGTTGCGGTTATTGCACTTGTAGTGTTATTGTTACCAGCTTGGTTTATCCATCAAAAGATAATAAATCACAGTTTGCAGAAGAATCTGTGTCATAAATGA
- a CDS encoding MarR family transcriptional regulator yields MNKEDLLLTNIKNVYDKIVWLNKPVMEARLKGYTSTEIHCIEAIEKSVHPNVSQLAQTLFMTRGAISKLTKKLIQKDAIVTYKNPDNKKEVYFKLTDKGRIAFDIHEQLHKEFKERDAQVFDTMTDDQYKAMMTFLNQYNAHLDKEINDKEN; encoded by the coding sequence ATGAATAAAGAGGATTTATTACTAACGAATATAAAAAATGTATATGATAAAATCGTTTGGCTCAATAAACCTGTAATGGAAGCACGCCTAAAAGGATATACATCGACTGAAATACATTGTATTGAAGCAATTGAAAAAAGTGTGCATCCTAATGTGAGCCAACTTGCGCAAACATTATTTATGACACGAGGCGCAATTAGCAAATTAACAAAAAAATTAATTCAAAAAGATGCAATTGTTACTTATAAAAATCCTGATAATAAAAAAGAAGTTTACTTTAAATTAACGGACAAAGGGCGCATAGCATTTGATATACACGAACAGTTACACAAAGAGTTTAAAGAACGTGATGCACAAGTCTTTGATACAATGACAGATGATCAATATAAAGCTATGATGACTTTTTTAAATCAATACAATGCACATTTGGATAAGGAAATAAACGATAAAGAAAATTAA
- a CDS encoding APC family permease has protein sequence MSQNNQQVDRGDLKKNLSEKFVWAIAYGSCIGWGAFILPGDWIGQSGPIAAAIGIVIGALLMILIAVSYGALVERFPVSGGAFAFSFLGFGRYVSFFSSWFLTFGYICVVALNATAFSLLIKFLLPDILETGKLYTIAGWDVYITEILIASLLLIVFMFIAIKGASVSGSLQYYFCVAMVITILLLFFGSFFGGNFSLDNLQPLTNEKEGWFTSIIMIVAVAPWAYVGFDNIPQTAEEFDFAPNKTFKLIVYSLLAAAFTYVLMILYTGWLGTPSTSLNGNLWLTGAVTQEAFGYIGLAVLAIAIIMGIFTGLNGFLMSSSRLLFSMGRSGIMPSVFSKLHKKYKTPYIAIIFLVTITLIAPWLGRTALTWIVDMSSTGVSIAYFITCLSAAKLFSYNKSSNTYGPIYKTFAILGSIVSFIFLLLLLVPGSPASLSAPSYIAFGGWLVIGLIFFIVRYPKLKRMDNDKLSLLILNRSESEVVDLINENKAENTNK, from the coding sequence ATGAGTCAAAATAATCAGCAAGTAGATAGAGGAGATTTAAAGAAAAATCTATCTGAAAAATTTGTGTGGGCGATTGCTTACGGGTCTTGTATCGGTTGGGGTGCATTTATTCTACCGGGTGACTGGATAGGACAATCGGGACCAATTGCAGCAGCGATTGGTATTGTCATAGGTGCATTGTTAATGATACTTATTGCAGTGAGTTACGGTGCATTAGTTGAACGATTTCCAGTTTCGGGTGGCGCGTTTGCTTTTAGCTTTTTAGGATTCGGAAGATATGTAAGTTTCTTCTCATCTTGGTTTTTAACATTTGGTTACATATGTGTAGTGGCATTAAATGCTACTGCGTTTAGTTTGTTAATTAAATTTTTACTACCAGATATTTTAGAAACAGGAAAATTATATACCATTGCAGGTTGGGACGTGTATATCACTGAAATTCTCATTGCATCATTATTGCTTATTGTATTTATGTTTATAGCGATTAAAGGTGCTAGTGTGTCAGGATCACTACAATACTACTTCTGTGTAGCGATGGTTATTACTATATTACTATTGTTCTTTGGTTCGTTCTTTGGAGGTAATTTCTCTTTAGATAATTTACAACCATTAACCAACGAAAAAGAAGGTTGGTTTACTTCCATCATTATGATTGTTGCTGTCGCACCGTGGGCATATGTTGGATTTGATAATATTCCACAAACGGCAGAAGAATTTGATTTTGCACCAAATAAGACGTTTAAATTAATTGTATATAGTTTATTAGCAGCTGCATTTACTTATGTTTTAATGATTTTATATACAGGTTGGTTAGGTACACCATCAACAAGCCTAAACGGTAATTTATGGTTAACAGGTGCTGTTACGCAAGAAGCCTTTGGTTATATTGGTTTAGCTGTATTAGCAATTGCGATTATTATGGGTATATTTACTGGCTTAAATGGATTCTTAATGAGTTCAAGCCGTCTCCTATTTTCAATGGGACGTTCAGGTATTATGCCTTCTGTATTCAGCAAGTTGCATAAAAAATATAAGACGCCTTATATAGCAATTATTTTCTTAGTAACCATTACATTAATTGCACCTTGGTTAGGTCGTACAGCACTAACTTGGATTGTTGATATGTCTTCTACAGGTGTATCAATAGCTTATTTCATTACTTGTTTATCAGCAGCTAAATTATTTAGTTATAATAAATCAAGTAACACGTATGGACCTATTTATAAAACATTTGCGATTTTAGGATCAATTGTATCATTTATCTTCTTGTTGTTATTATTAGTTCCAGGTTCTCCGGCGTCACTTTCAGCACCTTCATACATCGCATTTGGCGGCTGGTTAGTGATTGGTTTAATCTTCTTTATTGTGCGTTATCCAAAATTAAAACGCATGGATAATGATAAATTAAGCTTGCTTATCTTAAACCGTTCGGAAAGTGAAGTTGTAGATTTAATTAATGAGAACAAGGCTGAAAACACGAATAAATAG
- a CDS encoding DUF423 domain-containing protein has product MKVFIILGALNAMMAVGTGAFGAHGLENKLSAKYLSVWEKATTYQMYHGLGLLAIGIISGTTSINVNWVGWLLFFGIVFFSGSLYILALTQIRIIGAITPIGGVLFIVGWLMLVIGTFKI; this is encoded by the coding sequence ATGAAAGTGTTTATTATTTTAGGCGCATTAAATGCAATGATGGCTGTAGGTACCGGTGCGTTTGGTGCACATGGATTAGAAAATAAGCTGTCTGCAAAATATTTATCAGTATGGGAAAAAGCAACAACTTATCAAATGTATCATGGGCTTGGATTACTAGCCATAGGTATTATTAGTGGTACAACTTCGATCAATGTAAATTGGGTGGGTTGGTTACTTTTCTTTGGAATTGTATTTTTCAGTGGTTCTTTATATATCTTAGCGTTAACACAAATTCGCATAATAGGTGCAATTACACCTATTGGTGGCGTACTGTTTATTGTAGGTTGGTTAATGTTAGTGATAGGTACGTTTAAAATATAA
- a CDS encoding DUF5327 family protein codes for MEKDKIIQLIEQELVQADEANSNAEFEKHIYAIHTLTSLVSDNSSSKKVYSDNSFNVSSSFKASKSQNVSSKQGVSEDEIRAMGGKVSGVSSSNTSTNTSLTANKLVTDDEIGNGDSIFDF; via the coding sequence ATGGAAAAAGATAAAATTATACAATTAATTGAACAAGAATTAGTACAAGCAGATGAAGCAAATAGTAACGCAGAATTTGAAAAACATATTTATGCGATTCATACGTTAACGTCATTAGTGAGTGACAATTCATCTAGTAAGAAAGTATATAGTGACAACAGTTTTAATGTGTCTTCTTCTTTTAAAGCGTCTAAGTCACAGAATGTCTCATCTAAGCAGGGTGTTTCTGAAGATGAGATTCGCGCAATGGGTGGAAAAGTATCAGGTGTGTCTTCATCTAATACAAGCACAAATACATCACTCACTGCGAATAAATTAGTAACAGATGATGAAATAGGCAATGGCGATTCCATTTTTGATTTTTAA
- a CDS encoding uracil-DNA glycosylase encodes MEWSDVFHEITTRHDFAAMHDFLEKEYTTEIVYPDRKNIYQAFDLTPFEQVKVVILGQDPYHGPNQAHGLAFSVQPDAKFPPSLRNMYKELQDDVGCIRKSPHLQDWAREGVLLLNTVLTVRQGEAHSHKNIGWETFTDEVIQAVSEHLTHVVFILWGKPAQQKIKLIDTSKHHIIQSPHPSPLSAYRGFFGSKPYSQANTYLQANGKQPVNWCESEV; translated from the coding sequence ATGGAATGGTCGGATGTTTTTCATGAAATAACTACGCGACATGATTTTGCTGCAATGCATGATTTTTTAGAAAAAGAGTATACTACAGAAATTGTTTATCCAGATAGAAAAAATATTTATCAAGCCTTTGATTTAACGCCATTTGAACAAGTGAAGGTGGTTATATTAGGGCAGGATCCTTATCATGGACCGAACCAGGCACATGGTTTAGCATTTTCTGTGCAACCAGATGCGAAATTTCCGCCCTCTTTACGAAATATGTATAAAGAACTGCAAGATGATGTGGGATGTATAAGAAAATCGCCGCATTTGCAAGATTGGGCACGCGAGGGTGTATTATTATTAAATACTGTGTTGACAGTACGGCAAGGTGAAGCACATTCACATAAAAATATTGGGTGGGAAACGTTTACCGATGAAGTAATACAAGCGGTATCAGAACATTTAACACACGTTGTGTTTATATTATGGGGAAAACCCGCACAACAAAAAATTAAATTAATCGATACATCGAAACACCATATTATACAATCACCACATCCAAGTCCATTGTCAGCGTATAGAGGATTCTTTGGTTCTAAGCCTTATTCGCAAGCAAATACATATCTACAAGCCAATGGTAAACAACCTGTGAATTGGTGCGAGAGTGAGGTTTAA
- the thiD gene encoding bifunctional hydroxymethylpyrimidine kinase/phosphomethylpyrimidine kinase — translation MALKKTLTIAGSDTSAGAGMQADLKTFQELGTYGIVALTSIVTMDKKSWSHDVTPIPFDVFEKQLETAISIGPDAVKTGMLGTQEIIKRAGDAYVESGADYFVVDPVMVCKGENEVLNPGNTDAMIEHLLPKATVVTPNLFEAGQLANLGTLKSIEDMKKAAEVIHEQGAKHVIIKGGKALDQDKSYDLYYDGQKFYQLTTDMFQQSYNHGAGCTFAAATTAYLANGKSPKEAVIAAKAFVASAIKNGWKMNDFVGPVDHGAYNRVEHVDVEVTEV, via the coding sequence ATGGCATTGAAAAAAACATTAACAATTGCCGGTTCAGATACAAGTGCCGGTGCTGGCATGCAAGCCGACTTAAAAACTTTCCAAGAGCTAGGCACATACGGTATTGTAGCCCTAACTTCAATCGTCACGATGGATAAAAAATCATGGTCACATGATGTAACACCGATTCCATTTGATGTATTCGAAAAACAATTAGAAACGGCGATTTCCATTGGTCCAGATGCTGTTAAAACAGGTATGCTAGGTACACAAGAAATCATTAAACGTGCTGGCGACGCCTATGTTGAATCTGGTGCAGATTATTTTGTCGTAGACCCAGTCATGGTATGTAAAGGGGAAAATGAAGTACTTAACCCAGGAAATACGGACGCTATGATTGAACACTTACTACCAAAAGCGACAGTGGTCACACCAAATTTATTTGAAGCTGGTCAACTCGCTAATTTAGGAACATTAAAATCAATTGAAGATATGAAAAAAGCTGCTGAAGTAATTCATGAGCAAGGTGCTAAGCACGTTATTATTAAAGGTGGCAAAGCATTAGATCAAGATAAATCTTATGACTTATACTATGATGGTCAAAAATTCTATCAATTAACAACAGACATGTTCCAGCAAAGTTATAATCACGGTGCTGGTTGTACATTTGCTGCCGCTACTACAGCTTATTTAGCAAATGGCAAATCACCGAAAGAAGCCGTTATCGCAGCTAAAGCATTTGTTGCTTCTGCAATTAAAAACGGTTGGAAAATGAATGACTTTGTCGGTCCAGTAGACCACGGTGCCTATAATCGTGTTGAACACGTAGACGTAGAAGTGACAGAAGTTTAA
- the isaB gene encoding immunodominant staphylococcal antigen IsaB family protein, producing the protein MNKIAKTFVAGSIVFGTALGISVSNEGVSQTEAQVATTQPWYEYSGYTSKGGDFVLDQSFYNGLKAGNVEFNGIKVNSQYTSDTATKTIYDQTFQQINGNKANSVTFDIQNKAVSFKDIRVQYGQNYEYQEPMNGEKKANGDGLYGYDVGKGHIVFYVSNGYVKSATLS; encoded by the coding sequence ATGAATAAGATAGCAAAGACTTTTGTAGCTGGTAGCATTGTATTTGGGACTGCATTAGGCATAAGCGTTTCTAATGAAGGTGTATCACAAACCGAAGCACAAGTAGCAACGACACAACCTTGGTATGAGTATAGTGGTTATACTTCAAAAGGTGGGGATTTTGTACTAGATCAATCATTTTATAATGGTTTAAAAGCAGGTAATGTTGAATTTAATGGTATTAAAGTGAATAGTCAATATACTTCTGATACAGCGACTAAAACAATATATGATCAAACATTCCAACAAATTAATGGGAATAAAGCGAATAGTGTAACTTTTGATATACAAAATAAAGCAGTAAGTTTTAAAGATATACGTGTGCAATATGGTCAAAATTATGAATATCAAGAACCCATGAATGGTGAGAAAAAAGCAAATGGCGATGGCTTATACGGATATGATGTAGGCAAAGGTCATATTGTATTTTATGTAAGTAATGGTTACGTGAAAAGTGCAACGCTCTCATAA
- the vraX gene encoding C1q-binding complement inhibitor VraX: MIIYKQAFENGNPIYEIITKTFKTISVKFDESFNTNELYKLLSLLENDVDNMKLSY, translated from the coding sequence ATGATTATCTACAAACAGGCTTTTGAAAATGGTAACCCAATATATGAAATTATCACCAAGACTTTCAAAACGATTTCTGTTAAGTTCGATGAAAGCTTCAACACGAATGAATTATATAAGTTACTCTCTCTACTAGAAAATGATGTTGATAACATGAAATTAAGTTATTAA